One stretch of Pandoraea oxalativorans DNA includes these proteins:
- a CDS encoding IS110 family transposase codes for MNTTTFGLDIAKRAFQMYWVETETGEIVNRRFTKQQVIEFLGQRPAGRVALEACGSAHWWARKIVALGHEVVLLHARFIRPFVQNNKTDATDARAIWTAAQQPGMRSVAPKTADQQATLALHRMRSLLVKSRTMQVNQLRGLLYEFGVTLKAGRVAGLAEVRERLHEIEEVVPGTLFDALRDQLQHIERIDGEIRKLERQIVAWQRQEAACQRVATIPGIGPLTATALVATIGDPAAFKSGRELAAYLGLVPRQSGTGGKVRLGGISKRGDSYIRMLLIHGARAVMFKSRSKGAWSEQLSLRRPTNVVAVALANKMARTAWSLLAHDKTYQTDYAAQRAS; via the coding sequence ATGAATACTACGACGTTCGGGCTCGACATTGCAAAGCGGGCTTTCCAGATGTATTGGGTCGAAACGGAAACGGGAGAGATTGTGAACCGGCGGTTCACGAAGCAACAGGTTATAGAATTTCTTGGCCAGCGACCGGCCGGACGGGTGGCTTTGGAAGCCTGCGGAAGTGCGCACTGGTGGGCACGCAAGATCGTAGCGCTGGGTCATGAAGTCGTATTGCTGCATGCGAGATTCATCCGCCCGTTCGTCCAGAATAACAAGACCGATGCGACGGACGCTCGTGCGATCTGGACGGCAGCACAGCAACCCGGCATGCGTTCGGTAGCACCGAAGACAGCGGATCAGCAGGCCACGCTGGCCCTGCATCGCATGCGTTCACTGCTAGTCAAGTCACGTACCATGCAAGTCAACCAGTTGCGCGGCCTGCTGTACGAATTTGGCGTGACGCTCAAAGCGGGTCGCGTCGCCGGCCTTGCCGAGGTCCGCGAGCGACTACATGAAATCGAAGAGGTCGTTCCGGGCACGTTGTTCGATGCGCTGCGCGACCAGCTTCAGCACATCGAGCGGATCGACGGCGAGATCAGGAAACTCGAGAGACAGATCGTTGCCTGGCAACGACAGGAGGCGGCATGTCAGCGGGTCGCTACGATTCCAGGTATCGGACCATTGACGGCGACAGCCCTGGTCGCGACGATCGGCGATCCTGCTGCATTCAAATCCGGACGTGAGCTTGCCGCGTACCTCGGCCTGGTTCCCAGGCAAAGCGGTACAGGCGGCAAGGTACGGTTGGGCGGCATAAGCAAGCGCGGCGACAGCTATATACGCATGCTACTGATTCACGGTGCACGAGCGGTCATGTTCAAGAGCAGGAGCAAGGGCGCCTGGAGCGAGCAACTGTCCCTGCGTCGGCCTACGAATGTGGTTGCCGTCGCGCTGGCAAACAAGATGGCGCGAACAGCGTGGTCGTTACTCGCGCACGACAAAACTTACCAGACAGACTACGCAGCACAAAGGGCTAGCTGA
- a CDS encoding TonB-dependent receptor produces the protein MKTSIPVRTAIAVAIGSLCALAHAADNSNNAITTSAQNVELPATQVQADVVKPLDEPVQTGSRLGLSIKETPASVEVIDRQQLVERGDANIVDAVSRATGINASPHPGNGGSELGARGFVGSASVTQLYDGVRPYGAIGVTFPFDTWSVERIEILRGPASVIYGEGAIGGVVNIVPKKPEQTPIENEIQLGIGTEKTGRAAFGSGGAINDKLSYRFDASANSSNNWVDRGNSHNASFSAAIKYDFTPRFSVTATLAEGNQHPMQYFGVPLVNGRLDPATYRKNYNVGDSLITFRDSWATLGATWRPTDNLTITSTLYRMKSKRHCKDAEYYNYVPSSGLVQRSSYTEILHDQEQIGNVTTATLKGHIFGMENTVSAGFEFNHTTFQHTNNSPYSGTSLVDLYNPDPGNFVNVAGTFPKYRSQANQYAFFAENRLKGTSRWSVIGGVRYDHASINRDDLIAGAAFSKDLSYTGWRVGTVYDVTANTSVYGQYSVAADPITSLLSLTPAKAKFDLATGKHIEFGVKQDWLDGRVDGTLSVYRIVKNNLLTVDPLNPSLSLQVGQQSSRGVELTVGAQLTRNVRIDANGTWLRAKYDQFDESVGGVSVSRAGNIPVNVPQQMANLWLSWRFAQAWTASGGLKYVGKRYADTANTLTLPSYTTVDLALAWKPRRDLTLTGRVYNVFNRHYVQTAYYNNTQWLLGNDRRAELVMSYRF, from the coding sequence ATGAAAACGTCAATTCCAGTGCGCACCGCCATCGCGGTGGCCATTGGCTCGCTCTGCGCCCTCGCGCACGCCGCCGACAACAGCAACAACGCGATCACGACCAGCGCGCAAAACGTCGAACTTCCCGCCACGCAGGTACAAGCGGACGTCGTGAAACCGCTCGACGAACCGGTACAGACCGGCAGTCGGCTCGGCCTCTCGATCAAAGAGACGCCTGCGAGCGTAGAGGTCATCGACCGGCAGCAACTGGTGGAACGCGGCGACGCGAACATCGTCGACGCCGTCAGCCGTGCGACCGGCATCAACGCATCGCCCCATCCGGGCAATGGCGGATCGGAACTCGGCGCGCGCGGCTTCGTCGGTAGCGCGTCGGTGACACAGCTTTACGACGGCGTGCGTCCATACGGCGCGATCGGCGTCACGTTCCCGTTCGACACATGGTCTGTGGAGCGGATCGAGATCCTGCGCGGCCCGGCGTCGGTCATCTACGGCGAAGGTGCCATCGGCGGTGTCGTCAACATCGTGCCGAAGAAGCCCGAGCAGACGCCGATCGAGAACGAAATTCAGCTGGGCATCGGCACCGAGAAGACCGGCCGCGCGGCGTTCGGCAGCGGCGGCGCGATCAACGACAAGCTTTCCTATCGCTTTGACGCGAGCGCGAACAGTTCGAACAACTGGGTCGACCGAGGCAACTCGCACAACGCGTCGTTCTCGGCCGCCATCAAGTACGACTTCACGCCACGCTTTTCCGTGACGGCCACGCTCGCCGAGGGCAATCAGCATCCGATGCAGTACTTCGGCGTGCCGCTCGTGAACGGGCGTCTGGACCCGGCGACTTATCGGAAGAACTACAACGTGGGTGACTCGCTCATCACTTTTCGTGACAGTTGGGCGACGCTGGGGGCCACGTGGCGTCCCACAGACAATCTCACGATCACGAGCACGCTGTATCGCATGAAGAGCAAGCGTCACTGCAAGGACGCGGAGTACTACAACTATGTCCCCTCAAGCGGCCTCGTGCAGCGCAGCAGCTACACCGAGATCCTTCACGATCAGGAACAGATTGGCAACGTTACGACAGCGACGCTCAAGGGTCACATATTCGGCATGGAAAACACCGTGTCGGCGGGCTTCGAGTTCAATCACACGACGTTCCAGCACACGAATAACTCGCCCTACTCGGGCACGTCGCTCGTCGATCTGTACAACCCCGATCCCGGCAACTTCGTCAACGTGGCAGGCACATTTCCCAAGTACCGTTCGCAGGCAAACCAATACGCGTTCTTTGCCGAAAACCGTCTGAAGGGCACGTCGCGCTGGTCGGTCATTGGCGGCGTGCGCTACGACCACGCCAGCATCAACCGCGACGATCTGATCGCAGGCGCCGCCTTTTCCAAGGACCTCAGCTACACCGGCTGGCGCGTGGGCACGGTCTATGACGTGACCGCCAACACGAGCGTTTACGGTCAGTACTCGGTCGCTGCCGACCCCATCACGTCGCTGCTCTCGCTCACACCGGCCAAGGCAAAGTTCGATCTTGCGACTGGCAAACACATCGAGTTCGGCGTGAAGCAGGATTGGCTCGACGGCCGCGTCGACGGCACGCTGTCGGTCTATCGGATCGTCAAGAACAATCTGCTCACCGTCGACCCGCTCAATCCGTCGCTGAGTCTTCAAGTTGGCCAGCAGTCGTCGCGCGGCGTCGAGCTGACCGTGGGGGCGCAGTTGACACGCAACGTGCGCATCGATGCCAACGGTACGTGGCTACGCGCCAAGTACGATCAGTTCGACGAAAGCGTGGGCGGTGTGTCCGTCTCGCGCGCGGGCAACATTCCGGTCAACGTGCCTCAGCAGATGGCGAATCTGTGGCTGAGCTGGCGCTTCGCACAGGCGTGGACGGCCAGCGGCGGGCTGAAGTATGTCGGCAAGCGTTACGCCGATACCGCGAATACGCTGACGCTGCCGTCTTACACGACCGTCGATCTGGCGCTCGCGTGGAAGCCGCGCCGCGATCTCACGTTGACCGGACGCGTCTACAACGTCTTCAACCGGCACTACGTGCAAACGGCCTACTACAACAATACGCAGTGGCTGCTGGGCAACGACCGTCGCGCGGAGCTGGTGATGAGCTACAGGTTCTGA
- a CDS encoding pirin family protein, with the protein MSNVGNSSEFVRISDVVSGHDMTIRDGFRARHFAEQTCGGLMDPVVMLDHFHMTAPTFAPHPHAGISAVTYMFEDAVGAHVNYDSLGNHGPIVPGALHWFAAGRGAVHTEQPEGDDHHVHALQIFVNLPASQKYDAPYAFDVEPTEIPEVASPGVRVRVVLGTSNGVTAKKNDNLPQPFTLLDGFLTDHAAFHHDLPRGWNATVCVISGHLQVDADGATRKLSAGEAVAVGLSKRATTDVLAIGLLAGPDCHFVVLSGPALGEPLAKHGPFVMNTVEQLNDRMSAYQRGEFGSLDEETFPQLKAYRTRAKAL; encoded by the coding sequence ATGAGCAACGTCGGCAATAGCAGCGAATTCGTGCGGATTTCGGACGTCGTGAGCGGTCACGACATGACCATTCGCGATGGCTTTCGCGCCAGGCATTTCGCCGAACAGACGTGTGGCGGCCTGATGGACCCGGTCGTCATGCTGGATCATTTCCACATGACGGCCCCGACCTTCGCACCGCATCCGCATGCCGGGATTTCGGCGGTGACCTACATGTTCGAGGACGCCGTCGGCGCGCACGTCAACTACGACTCGCTCGGCAACCACGGCCCTATCGTGCCGGGTGCTTTGCATTGGTTCGCGGCCGGACGCGGCGCGGTGCACACCGAGCAACCTGAAGGCGACGACCACCATGTGCACGCCCTGCAAATCTTCGTCAATCTGCCCGCGTCGCAGAAGTACGACGCGCCCTATGCGTTCGACGTCGAACCCACCGAAATTCCCGAGGTCGCGTCGCCCGGTGTGCGCGTGCGGGTGGTTCTGGGCACAAGCAATGGGGTGACGGCGAAGAAGAACGACAACCTTCCCCAACCGTTCACCCTGCTCGACGGGTTCCTGACGGATCACGCCGCGTTCCACCACGATTTGCCGCGCGGCTGGAATGCCACCGTCTGCGTGATCTCAGGGCATTTGCAGGTGGATGCCGACGGCGCGACGCGGAAACTGAGCGCTGGCGAGGCGGTCGCCGTCGGCTTGAGCAAGCGCGCGACGACCGACGTCCTCGCCATCGGTTTGCTTGCCGGGCCGGACTGCCACTTTGTGGTGTTGTCCGGACCGGCGCTCGGTGAACCGCTGGCGAAACATGGCCCCTTCGTCATGAACACGGTCGAACAGCTCAACGACCGGATGTCGGCCTACCAGCGCGGCGAATTCGGTTCGCTGGACGAGGAGACTTTTCCTCAGCTCAAGGCATACCGGACTCGGGCGAAAGCGCTGTAA
- a CDS encoding MFS transporter, with product MTPSRTSQNALALAAVCLTSLMFGLEISSVPTILSTLERVLPADFREIQWIMNAYTLACTTVLMATGSLADRFGRRRVYVISIVVFALTSLACGLAQSAPVLIVSRFLQGMGGGAMLICQVAVLSHQFREGRERSKAFGAWGIIFGIGLGFGPIIGGMIVAVADWQWVFLVHVVLSIVALGLVFVGVQESRDPHANYLDVPGIVTLSLATFGLVYFITQGPDLGMGSPQALGIAAATLVSFIAFLWIEKRSPRPMFDFSVFRIRRFSGAMFGSMGMNFSYWSFMIYLPIYFQGALGYSSVNAGLSLLAYTLPTLVMPPFAERLSLRIDARRVIPLGLFTIGLGFLLMKIGSGMAHASWLTMLPGSLLCGVGLGMTNTPVTNTATGAVSANRAGMASGIDMSARLISLAINIALMGFILLKGVTTSLANALPGIFDAVSLRTLAEKVAAGSLQHLAQSNAALAAADPQGQVVQAALVHGFGWVMAYGVVGAWVLALLSVVAFGAGGRDVERGREPTSAAAERVCEPTL from the coding sequence ATGACACCCTCTCGCACGTCCCAGAACGCTCTAGCGCTTGCCGCCGTCTGCCTGACATCGCTGATGTTCGGCCTTGAAATCTCTAGCGTGCCGACCATCCTCTCCACGCTGGAACGTGTACTGCCTGCGGATTTCCGGGAAATCCAATGGATCATGAACGCCTACACGCTCGCCTGCACCACCGTGTTGATGGCGACAGGATCGCTCGCGGACCGGTTCGGACGACGTCGCGTCTACGTCATCAGCATCGTGGTGTTCGCGCTGACGTCGCTCGCCTGCGGGCTGGCGCAGAGCGCGCCGGTACTCATCGTCAGCCGCTTCCTTCAGGGGATGGGCGGGGGCGCGATGCTGATCTGTCAGGTCGCGGTGCTTTCGCACCAGTTCCGCGAGGGACGTGAGCGCAGCAAGGCGTTCGGCGCGTGGGGCATCATCTTCGGCATCGGTCTGGGTTTCGGCCCGATCATCGGCGGCATGATTGTCGCTGTGGCCGACTGGCAATGGGTCTTCCTCGTGCACGTGGTGCTGTCCATCGTCGCACTGGGGCTCGTGTTCGTCGGTGTTCAGGAGTCTCGCGATCCGCATGCGAACTATCTCGACGTGCCGGGTATCGTCACGCTGTCGCTCGCCACGTTCGGTCTCGTGTACTTCATCACGCAAGGGCCGGATCTCGGCATGGGCAGTCCGCAGGCGCTGGGCATCGCAGCGGCGACGCTCGTCAGTTTCATCGCGTTTCTCTGGATCGAGAAGCGAAGCCCGCGGCCGATGTTCGACTTCTCCGTGTTCCGCATCCGACGCTTCTCCGGCGCGATGTTCGGTTCGATGGGCATGAACTTCAGCTACTGGTCGTTCATGATCTATCTGCCGATCTACTTCCAGGGCGCGCTCGGTTACAGCAGCGTGAACGCGGGGCTGTCGCTGCTGGCGTACACGTTGCCGACGCTCGTGATGCCGCCGTTCGCCGAGCGTCTGTCGTTGCGCATCGACGCCCGCCGTGTCATTCCGCTCGGTCTGTTTACCATCGGCCTCGGCTTCCTGTTGATGAAGATCGGCTCAGGCATGGCCCATGCCAGCTGGCTCACGATGCTGCCCGGCAGCCTGCTTTGCGGCGTGGGCCTGGGCATGACGAATACGCCCGTCACCAACACCGCCACCGGCGCCGTGTCGGCCAATCGCGCAGGGATGGCGTCGGGGATCGACATGAGCGCGCGGCTGATCAGCCTCGCCATCAACATCGCGCTGATGGGCTTCATTCTGCTAAAGGGGGTCACCACGTCGCTGGCAAACGCATTGCCGGGCATCTTCGACGCGGTGTCGCTGCGCACGCTCGCCGAGAAAGTGGCTGCCGGAAGTCTCCAACATCTCGCGCAAAGCAATGCGGCGCTCGCGGCAGCGGATCCGCAGGGACAGGTCGTGCAAGCGGCGCTGGTGCACGGCTTCGGTTGGGTGATGGCGTACGGCGTGGTAGGGGCGTGGGTGCTCGCGCTGCTGAGCGTGGTGGCGTTCGGGGCGGGCGGGCGCGACGTCGAGCGGGGACGCGAGCCGACGTCAGCCGCCGCCGAGCGCGTGTGCGAGCCGACGCTGTAA
- a CDS encoding LysR family transcriptional regulator has translation MTNKLDGVAVFVQVIEAGSFTLAAERMHLTRSAIGKVISRLEARLGVRLLHRTTRSHTLTEAGRVYYERCVRALAELDAGAAEVESGLSEPRGRLRVSVPIAFGHQCVAPVLFGLARQHPKLQIDISFSDRSVDLIEENIDLAVRIGELRDNTTLDARRIGTQYMSIGASPSYLAEHGMPVAPDDFADHTGISYSRSGSMARWHMLDDDGVEHALQITRQLSLDDVQAIADAGIAGLGLVYLPCWFLEQHAAAGRLVVVRSRCGVRPQAIHVVWPKSPYLPSKTRCAIDALSTEIPMLRIG, from the coding sequence ATGACGAACAAACTCGACGGTGTGGCCGTCTTCGTTCAGGTCATCGAAGCTGGCAGTTTCACGCTCGCGGCGGAGCGCATGCATCTGACGCGTTCGGCCATCGGCAAGGTGATATCGCGACTGGAAGCGCGGCTCGGCGTGCGTCTGCTTCATCGCACGACGCGTAGCCATACGCTCACGGAGGCGGGACGTGTCTATTACGAGCGCTGCGTGCGGGCGTTGGCCGAACTCGATGCAGGCGCCGCGGAGGTCGAGAGCGGCTTGAGCGAGCCGCGCGGACGACTGCGTGTGAGCGTGCCGATTGCGTTTGGTCATCAGTGCGTGGCGCCGGTGTTGTTCGGGCTGGCGCGTCAGCATCCCAAGCTGCAAATCGACATTTCGTTTTCCGACCGAAGCGTCGACCTCATCGAGGAGAACATCGATCTGGCGGTGCGCATCGGCGAGCTACGCGATAACACTACGCTCGACGCCCGGCGCATCGGCACACAGTACATGAGCATCGGCGCGTCTCCTTCCTATCTGGCGGAGCACGGCATGCCCGTCGCGCCGGACGATTTCGCCGACCACACAGGCATCTCGTATTCGCGCAGCGGGTCGATGGCGCGGTGGCACATGCTCGACGACGACGGCGTCGAGCACGCGTTGCAGATTACCCGTCAGCTAAGTCTCGACGATGTTCAGGCGATTGCCGATGCGGGGATTGCCGGGCTGGGGCTGGTGTATTTGCCCTGCTGGTTTCTGGAGCAGCATGCCGCGGCAGGGCGGTTGGTGGTGGTGCGCAGCCGTTGCGGGGTGCGTCCGCAAGCGATTCACGTGGTGTGGCCGAAGTCGCCCTATCTGCCTTCGAAGACGCGCTGTGCTATCGACGCGCTATCGACGGAGATTCCTATGCTCAGGATTGGATGA
- a CDS encoding DMT family transporter: MAWIYLTLAGVLEVLWAYTMKQSAGFTKLIPSVVTLVTMAASFGLLSVSMKSLLLGTAYTIWTGIGAVGAFVVGIFALGESVTTARIAAATLIVSGLILMKLSS, translated from the coding sequence ATGGCTTGGATCTATCTCACGCTTGCAGGTGTACTGGAAGTCCTCTGGGCTTACACGATGAAGCAGTCTGCCGGCTTCACGAAGCTCATCCCCTCTGTAGTCACGCTCGTGACGATGGCCGCTAGCTTTGGTTTGCTATCGGTTTCCATGAAATCCCTTCTGCTGGGCACGGCTTACACGATCTGGACTGGCATCGGTGCCGTTGGCGCATTTGTCGTCGGCATTTTCGCGCTTGGCGAAAGTGTCACCACCGCCCGCATCGCCGCCGCAACGTTGATTGTCAGCGGCCTGATCCTCATGAAACTGTCGTCGTAA
- the ndhC gene encoding NADH-quinone oxidoreductase subunit A, with the protein MDVSEYYPALLFLVVALLMGVGLLFLAKPIRPSRPDDAKNSPYECGFNAFGDARKKFDVRFYRVAIFFIIFDIELAFTIPWAVSLREAGMVSLVAMIVFLGVLVLGFAYEWKKKAFEWE; encoded by the coding sequence ATGGACGTCTCAGAATACTACCCAGCACTTCTCTTTCTCGTCGTGGCATTACTGATGGGGGTGGGCTTACTCTTCTTAGCAAAACCCATCCGGCCAAGCAGGCCCGACGATGCAAAAAACTCCCCTTACGAATGCGGATTCAACGCCTTCGGTGACGCACGCAAGAAGTTCGACGTCCGCTTTTATCGCGTCGCAATCTTCTTCATCATTTTCGACATTGAACTGGCCTTCACCATCCCCTGGGCGGTCTCACTGCGCGAAGCAGGCATGGTGAGTCTGGTGGCGATGATCGTGTTTCTTGGGGTATTGGTCCTCGGCTTCGCTTATGAGTGGAAGAAGAAGGCATTCGAGTGGGAGTGA
- a CDS encoding squalene/phytoene synthase family protein → MQPHETADDASGSPANITQANAYCRQKAGPPGYALYYALLQLPPSKRDAAYAVHAFCQEIADIHSAVHDPGVAHAKLDWWRQELARLFAGNPAHPVTRALLSVVENSKLSREAFEAVLHGAEMDLSQMRYLDFAGLTHYCDAAGGAPAELTSKVYGFDNPQTPTLARALGHAITLGRRVTDAGVDARSGYVYFPIDELQRFGVTAADIQNGKYSPAFVELMKFQHARARGAITDAAAAIPKQDRRKQRPLLALAALQLALMDEVAASDYKVLHQRIDLTPLRKFWRAWRAR, encoded by the coding sequence ATGCAACCCCACGAGACCGCCGACGACGCCTCCGGCTCCCCCGCCAACATCACCCAGGCCAACGCGTACTGCCGCCAAAAAGCAGGCCCGCCCGGATACGCGCTCTATTACGCCCTGCTCCAACTGCCGCCGTCCAAGCGCGACGCCGCTTATGCCGTCCACGCCTTTTGTCAGGAAATCGCCGATATCCACTCGGCCGTTCATGACCCCGGCGTCGCACACGCCAAGCTCGACTGGTGGCGTCAGGAACTGGCGCGCCTCTTTGCAGGCAACCCCGCACATCCGGTCACGCGAGCCCTCCTTTCCGTCGTGGAGAACAGCAAGCTCTCGCGCGAAGCTTTCGAAGCCGTCCTGCACGGCGCCGAGATGGATCTCTCGCAGATGCGCTATCTCGACTTCGCCGGCCTCACACACTATTGCGACGCCGCCGGTGGTGCCCCCGCAGAACTCACGTCCAAAGTCTACGGCTTCGACAACCCGCAAACGCCCACCCTCGCCCGCGCCCTAGGTCACGCCATCACGCTCGGTCGACGTGTCACCGACGCCGGTGTCGACGCGCGCTCCGGCTACGTCTATTTCCCCATCGACGAACTTCAGCGCTTCGGCGTCACCGCCGCCGACATTCAGAACGGCAAGTACTCGCCCGCCTTCGTCGAGCTCATGAAGTTCCAGCACGCACGCGCACGCGGGGCCATCACCGACGCCGCCGCCGCAATCCCTAAACAGGATCGTCGCAAGCAACGTCCGCTACTTGCCCTCGCCGCGCTGCAATTGGCATTGATGGACGAAGTCGCCGCGAGTGACTATAAAGTGCTCCATCAGCGCATCGACCTCACGCCGCTGCGCAAATTCTGGCGTGCGTGGCGAGCGCGCTGA